Proteins encoded by one window of Halomonas sp. SH5A2:
- the uca gene encoding urea carboxylase: MSINTTFSKVLIANRGAIAARILRTLKALGVGSVVVYADADRDAPYVHQADEAYSLGEGGASDTYLDIDKLIAIAKQSGARAVHPGYGFLSENTRFIEACDAEGLIFLGPTAEQIEQFGLKHQARALAEKAGVPLVPGSELLASVDEALKSAEQIGYPVMLKSTAGGGGIGMQVCQNAAELERAFDSVKGLGQRNFGDSGVFLEAYIARARHIEVQLFGDGQGNVVALGERDCSTQRRHQKVLEECPAPNLPEQVRQALHDTAVQLGKAVNYRSAGTVEFIYDTERQAFYFLEVNTRLQVEHGVTEMVYGVDIVEWMVKLGAGQLLSLESLTKDLSPIGHAVQARLYAEDPAHDFRPSAGLLTEVDFPKADGLRIDHAIEAGLEISALFDPMLAKVIVHADSRFAAIEQLADTLDHASVYGITTNRTWLAHVLRAERFQQADLDTHWLTTLEWAPPVIEVLAPGTMTTIQDFPGRQGHWDVGVPPSGPFDDWSFRLGNRLLDNPADAAGLEITLTGPTLRFHRATQIVLAGAELSATLDEETVAFWQVIDIPAGATLTLGKAAVGARAYLLMRGGIRCPRYLGSRSTFTLGQFGGHGGRALRSGDMLDLPTLTPVSAAQLDHTLIPTFGHKSGGQTWNVAVLYGPHGAPDFFTDDDIERFFDHEWEVHYNSSRTGVRLIGPRPEWARADGGEAGLHPSNIHDNAYAFGTIDFTGDMPVILGPDGPSLGGFVCPATVVRAERWKLGQLAAGDKIRFVPVSLATARALEERQLAQLASLTAVSVEERQPERDTPILRDVPAEQAGERIVYRRAGDDFLLIEFGAMELDIGLRFRVHAWMLWLQEHSLPGLRELTPGIRSLQIHYEPLELPLDTLLAHLENAEQALVDVESLEVESRVVHLPLSWDDPACQEAIDKYQRSVRPDAPWCPSNLDFIRRINALESEQQVRDIVFDARYLVMGLGDVYLGAPVSTPLDPRQRLVTTKYNPARTWTAENSVGIGGAYLCVYGMEGPGGYQFVGRTLQMWNRYRTTAHFENPWLLRFFDQLRFHEVSHEELEQIRRDFPHGRYDLSIETARFRLADYQAEIDKNTEAIEAFRSQREAAFQAEMAAWRANGQFTFEDQAPESTEVTTLDDNELGIESPVTGSLWKLLVKEGDPVEAGQPVALVESMKMEVEITTHCAGQVVRLPIAEGASIAPGQPIVVLSGE; encoded by the coding sequence ATGTCCATCAATACAACGTTTAGCAAAGTCCTGATTGCCAACCGCGGCGCCATTGCCGCACGCATTTTACGCACCCTGAAAGCCCTCGGTGTGGGCAGCGTGGTGGTTTACGCCGACGCGGATCGCGACGCCCCCTACGTCCACCAGGCCGATGAGGCTTACTCTCTCGGCGAGGGTGGCGCCAGCGACACCTATCTGGATATCGACAAGCTGATCGCCATTGCCAAACAAAGCGGCGCCCGGGCAGTGCACCCCGGCTACGGTTTTCTGTCAGAGAACACCCGCTTTATTGAAGCCTGCGATGCAGAAGGCCTGATCTTTTTAGGCCCCACCGCCGAGCAGATTGAACAGTTTGGCCTCAAACACCAAGCCCGTGCGCTGGCCGAAAAAGCCGGAGTGCCGCTGGTACCGGGCTCCGAGCTGCTTGCAAGCGTTGATGAAGCCCTCAAAAGCGCCGAGCAGATCGGCTACCCGGTGATGCTTAAATCCACCGCCGGTGGCGGCGGTATCGGTATGCAGGTGTGCCAAAACGCCGCCGAACTTGAGCGCGCCTTTGACTCGGTCAAGGGCCTTGGCCAGCGCAACTTCGGCGACAGCGGCGTGTTTCTGGAAGCCTATATCGCCCGCGCCCGCCATATCGAGGTGCAGCTCTTTGGCGACGGCCAGGGCAATGTGGTCGCGCTCGGCGAGCGGGACTGCTCCACCCAGCGCCGCCACCAAAAGGTGCTCGAAGAGTGCCCTGCCCCCAACTTGCCGGAACAGGTTCGCCAGGCGCTGCACGACACCGCCGTTCAGTTGGGCAAAGCGGTCAACTACCGCAGCGCCGGTACCGTCGAGTTTATTTATGACACCGAGCGCCAAGCGTTCTATTTCCTTGAGGTGAACACCCGGCTCCAGGTCGAGCACGGCGTTACCGAGATGGTCTACGGCGTCGACATTGTCGAGTGGATGGTAAAACTGGGGGCGGGCCAACTGCTCTCCCTTGAATCACTGACAAAAGACCTTTCCCCCATCGGCCACGCAGTACAGGCGCGCCTCTACGCCGAAGACCCCGCTCACGACTTTCGCCCCAGCGCAGGCTTACTCACCGAAGTCGATTTCCCAAAGGCTGACGGCCTGCGCATCGACCATGCCATCGAGGCCGGGCTGGAAATCTCTGCGTTGTTTGACCCCATGCTGGCCAAAGTCATTGTTCACGCCGATAGCCGCTTTGCTGCTATTGAACAGTTGGCGGACACCCTTGATCACGCCAGCGTATACGGTATTACCACCAACCGCACCTGGCTTGCCCATGTGCTGCGCGCCGAGCGTTTTCAGCAGGCGGATCTAGACACGCACTGGCTCACCACGCTGGAGTGGGCACCGCCCGTTATCGAGGTGCTCGCGCCTGGCACGATGACGACCATTCAGGATTTCCCTGGCCGCCAGGGCCACTGGGATGTGGGTGTGCCGCCCTCGGGGCCATTTGATGACTGGTCGTTTAGGCTGGGTAATCGTTTGCTCGACAATCCCGCCGATGCCGCCGGGCTGGAGATCACCCTCACCGGGCCGACGTTGCGTTTTCACCGCGCGACGCAAATTGTGCTGGCGGGCGCCGAGCTCTCTGCAACGCTCGATGAAGAAACGGTTGCCTTCTGGCAAGTGATTGATATTCCCGCGGGCGCCACGCTAACACTGGGCAAGGCCGCCGTGGGCGCTCGCGCCTATTTATTGATGCGTGGCGGTATCAGGTGCCCGCGCTATCTAGGCTCCCGCAGTACCTTTACCCTGGGTCAGTTTGGTGGCCATGGCGGCCGCGCGCTGCGCAGCGGCGATATGCTCGATTTACCCACGCTCACGCCCGTCTCGGCGGCCCAGCTGGATCACACGCTTATACCGACCTTTGGCCATAAAAGCGGCGGTCAAACCTGGAATGTGGCCGTACTCTACGGCCCCCACGGCGCGCCGGACTTTTTTACCGATGACGATATCGAGCGCTTCTTCGACCACGAGTGGGAAGTCCACTACAACTCCAGCCGCACCGGCGTAAGGCTGATTGGCCCGCGGCCGGAGTGGGCCCGCGCCGACGGCGGTGAGGCGGGCCTGCACCCCTCCAATATTCACGATAACGCCTACGCCTTCGGGACCATCGACTTTACCGGCGATATGCCGGTGATTCTTGGCCCCGACGGGCCATCACTAGGCGGCTTTGTCTGCCCCGCCACCGTGGTGCGCGCCGAGCGCTGGAAGCTGGGCCAGCTCGCCGCCGGCGATAAAATACGCTTTGTGCCGGTCAGTCTTGCCACTGCCCGCGCCCTGGAAGAGCGCCAGCTCGCCCAGTTGGCATCTCTCACCGCAGTGTCCGTAGAAGAGCGTCAGCCAGAGCGCGACACCCCTATCCTGCGCGATGTGCCCGCCGAGCAGGCCGGTGAGCGCATCGTTTACCGCCGCGCCGGGGACGATTTCCTGCTCATCGAGTTCGGCGCCATGGAGCTGGATATCGGGCTGCGCTTTCGGGTACACGCCTGGATGCTGTGGCTACAGGAGCATTCGCTACCCGGTCTGCGGGAACTAACCCCCGGTATTCGCTCGCTGCAGATTCACTACGAGCCTTTGGAACTGCCCCTGGATACGCTGCTCGCCCATCTGGAAAACGCCGAGCAGGCGTTGGTCGATGTGGAGTCACTGGAAGTCGAGTCGCGAGTGGTGCATCTACCGCTCTCCTGGGACGACCCCGCCTGCCAGGAAGCCATCGATAAATACCAGCGCAGCGTGCGCCCGGATGCGCCCTGGTGCCCCAGTAACCTCGACTTTATTCGCCGCATCAATGCCCTTGAAAGCGAGCAGCAAGTGCGCGATATCGTCTTCGATGCCCGCTATCTGGTGATGGGCCTGGGCGATGTCTACCTGGGCGCCCCTGTGTCGACGCCGCTCGACCCGCGTCAGCGTCTGGTGACGACCAAGTACAACCCAGCCCGCACCTGGACAGCGGAAAACTCCGTGGGCATCGGCGGCGCCTATTTGTGCGTTTACGGCATGGAAGGTCCCGGCGGCTACCAGTTTGTCGGCCGCACCCTGCAAATGTGGAACCGTTACCGCACCACGGCGCACTTCGAGAACCCTTGGCTGCTGCGCTTTTTTGATCAATTGCGCTTTCATGAAGTCAGCCACGAAGAGCTGGAGCAAATTCGTCGCGACTTCCCCCATGGTCGATACGACCTATCCATTGAAACCGCGCGCTTCCGCTTGGCGGACTACCAGGCCGAGATCGATAAGAACACCGAGGCGATAGAAGCCTTCCGCAGCCAACGCGAAGCCGCCTTCCAGGCAGAAATGGCCGCTTGGCGGGCCAATGGCCAGTTCACCTTTGAAGATCAGGCACCGGAAAGCACCGAAGTCACGACGCTTGATGACAACGAGCTGGGCATAGAAAGCCCTGTGACGGGCAGCCTGTGGAAGCTACTGGTTAAAGAAGGTGACCCGGTAGAGGCTGGCCAGCCAGTGGCTCTGGTGGAGTCGATGAAAATGGAAGTCGAGATCACCACCCACTGCGCAGGTCAGGTTGTACGGCTACCGATTGCTGAAGGTGCGTCCATTGCCCCCGGGCAGCCCATCGTTGTGCTTAGCGGTGAATAG
- a CDS encoding urea amidolyase associated protein UAAP2, with product MIIESTLRPENALSRTTVNAGDHYIGTVKRGQILRILDLEGNQAADTLFFSADDTSERYSAMDTVREQGAVYLTAGTTLMSSEGRAMLTISADTCGRHDTLGGACASESNTVRYDLEKRHMHSCRDNWMQAIANYPEFGLTKRDITHNINFFMNVPVTADGGLTFEDGISAPSKYVEMIAEMDVIVLVSNCPQLNNPCNGYNPTPIELLVWE from the coding sequence GCACCACGGTGAATGCAGGCGATCACTACATTGGCACGGTCAAGCGCGGACAGATCCTGCGCATTCTCGATTTAGAGGGCAATCAAGCCGCCGACACGCTGTTCTTCAGTGCTGACGATACCAGCGAGCGCTACAGCGCCATGGATACGGTACGCGAGCAGGGCGCGGTCTACCTCACCGCAGGCACCACGCTGATGTCCAGCGAAGGCCGAGCCATGCTGACGATCAGCGCCGACACCTGTGGCCGCCACGACACCCTGGGCGGCGCCTGCGCCAGCGAGAGCAACACCGTGCGCTACGACCTGGAAAAGCGCCATATGCACTCCTGCCGGGATAACTGGATGCAGGCGATTGCCAACTATCCGGAGTTCGGGCTTACCAAGCGCGATATCACCCACAACATCAACTTCTTTATGAACGTGCCGGTCACCGCCGACGGTGGGCTGACGTTTGAGGACGGCATCTCCGCGCCAAGCAAATACGTGGAGATGATCGCCGAGATGGATGTGATCGTACTGGTCTCCAACTGCCCCCAGCTCAACAACCCCTGCAACGGCTACAACCCCACCCCCATTGAGCTGTTGGTTTGGGAATAA